GCGGATTTGAACGATATATATGTGGGATCAGTCACAAAAGTTGTGTGTGAGTTCAGATGAAGATTAATTGTTAATTGAAGATTGAATGAAGTGTGTCTTTGCGAGTGAAACGAAGCAATTAGGGATCAGGGTCAAAAGTTTTGTGTGGATTGAATTAAAGTTTTGATCTTTGTAAAAAAAAACAGAGATTGGAATTATCCTTAGACCTTTTAAAATTCATCTTACCTGAGATGCTCGTAGAACATTTTGATTTGGTAAGACACACTCATCGAAATGAGGAACTTCATTTGTATTTTGAAGAGCGTAATGTTGTTCCTAAAGAAGTCATAAATCCTAATGTAATTGCTCATGGTTTCCACAAAGAGATTACTATTGAAGACTTTCCTTTGCGTGGAAACACTGTGTATCTTCACGTAAGGCGACGTAGATGGTTAGATAAAGAGACTAGGCAAATCATTCAAAGAGATTGGAATCTAGTAGCTCAGGGAACTCGCATGACAGGTGAGTTTGCTGCTTTTTTAAAAGAGATTAGTCGATACTGAGAAGAGTGATTGCAAAACCATTGCAAGAATCTATGGCGTGAATGGGAAGAAGTTCCAAAGGCAGTATCGAGATTATTTGAGTGAGTTTAAACAGTGGAAGGAAAAGTCTCATGCCAAAGAGTGGTTGATCTTCCCTGAGAATATAGGAACTCGATTATCTATCGACGAAGTAGCCTTATCAAAAGGAGAACTCTACACCATCGTTACCAATAAAAAAGCTAAAGGAAAGAAAGGAAGTATTGTGGCGATCATAGCTACTACCAAAGCAGAACCTATTATCAAACACCTATTTAAAATCTCATCTGCGAAAAGAAACAAGGTCAGAGAAATTACCCTAGATATGGCGAACTCCATGAAGCTGATTGCCAAACGGTGT
This window of the Flavobacteriaceae bacterium genome carries:
- a CDS encoding transposase; its protein translation is MELSLDLLKFILPEMLVEHFDLVRHTHRNEELHLYFEERNVVPKEVINPNVIAHGFHKEITIEDFPLRGNTVYLHVRRRRWLDKETRQIIQRDWNLVAQGTRMTGEFAAFLKEISRY